A stretch of the Symbiobacterium terraclitae genome encodes the following:
- a CDS encoding glycoside hydrolase family 2 protein: MRVSLNGSDWLFKGFLGEDWVWRDSEKPGTRDVRWWYPAVVPGSVQADLLRLGQIPDPYYEQQSLLSEWVHQRTWIYKKAFQADLSWRGRRVTLHFEGVDYAAQFFLNGEPLGRHEGMYTTVEFEVGHRLRYGEENLLAVVIERAPDEEPQVSKTEYVRTHKARMNYWWDFCPRMVHQGIWDDVYLEVTGPVRAADLWVRPQLAPGFGRADLSVSAALDAADCCLVEAEIEIAHEGAVVARYSSRHALPPGETRLNFAVPVDRPALWWPNGHGPQPLYQATLRLVTADGAVSHSRTVTFGIRQVEAVRNEGAPPDALPYTLVVNGRPIYLNGWNWVPIDALYGVERPAKLERLIGLAVRANVNLLRVWGGGLIEKEPFYDLCDRHGIMVWQEFILSSSGIGNKPSTDPAYVAMMAREAERIIPRRRNHPSLVIWCGGNELMDRGVPLTDAEPVLAALKDAVRRLDPDRHWLPTSPSGPVSNLTVKALDEHPEGLHDVHGPWEHQGLTAQYTLYNRSTAMLHSEFGAEGMANAKAIEATIAPEHRWPATKDNPVYFHRGAWWNNEPLVQEAFGGIGDWVTLSHASQFLQHEALRYALEANRRRQWRCSGSIPWQFNEPFPNAWCTAAVDYYAEPKAGYWAVAGAYAPLAVTARFDSQVWAGRERFAAEVWLAHAGAHPVEGLTLTARVVGAGGRIYWAREQAVQAPASGAAPVLAVEVPLAEIAEPLFFLDLAVSGAAGRVAGNRYLFATGADLRQMLRQPTVRVEVAAGEGGELTLTNRGAVAALCMRLDDGRPLDAPGWAWFSDNHFHLLPGERRTVRVEWSPEAGPERPVVIKGWNTEAIRHG, from the coding sequence GTGCGGGTCTCGCTGAACGGATCGGACTGGCTGTTCAAGGGCTTCCTGGGCGAGGACTGGGTCTGGCGGGATTCCGAAAAGCCCGGCACCCGTGACGTGCGCTGGTGGTACCCCGCCGTGGTTCCGGGCAGCGTGCAGGCCGACCTGCTGCGCCTCGGCCAGATCCCGGACCCCTACTACGAGCAGCAGAGCCTGCTCTCGGAGTGGGTGCACCAGCGGACCTGGATCTACAAGAAGGCGTTCCAGGCGGACCTCAGCTGGCGGGGGCGGAGGGTTACCCTGCACTTCGAGGGCGTGGACTATGCGGCGCAGTTCTTCCTCAACGGCGAGCCGCTCGGCCGGCACGAGGGGATGTATACCACCGTCGAGTTCGAGGTGGGCCACCGGCTGCGCTACGGCGAGGAGAACCTGCTCGCGGTGGTCATCGAGCGGGCGCCGGACGAGGAGCCGCAGGTGAGCAAGACCGAGTACGTCCGCACCCACAAGGCCCGCATGAACTACTGGTGGGACTTCTGCCCCCGCATGGTCCACCAGGGCATCTGGGACGACGTCTATCTGGAGGTGACCGGCCCCGTGCGGGCGGCGGACCTCTGGGTGCGGCCGCAGCTTGCGCCGGGCTTCGGGCGGGCCGACCTCTCGGTCTCGGCAGCGCTGGATGCCGCGGACTGCTGCCTGGTGGAGGCCGAGATCGAGATCGCACACGAGGGGGCCGTGGTGGCGCGGTACAGCTCCCGCCACGCCCTGCCCCCGGGGGAGACCCGGCTGAACTTCGCCGTGCCGGTGGACCGGCCGGCGCTCTGGTGGCCCAACGGCCACGGGCCGCAGCCGCTCTACCAGGCGACGCTGCGCCTCGTCACCGCGGATGGCGCCGTGTCCCACAGCCGCACGGTCACCTTCGGCATCCGGCAGGTGGAGGCCGTGCGGAACGAGGGGGCCCCGCCGGACGCCCTGCCCTACACGCTGGTCGTGAACGGCCGGCCCATCTACCTGAACGGCTGGAACTGGGTGCCCATCGATGCGCTGTACGGCGTCGAGCGGCCGGCCAAGCTGGAGCGGCTGATCGGGCTGGCGGTCCGGGCCAACGTGAACCTGCTCCGGGTGTGGGGCGGCGGCCTGATCGAGAAGGAGCCCTTCTACGACCTCTGCGACCGGCACGGCATCATGGTCTGGCAGGAGTTCATCCTCTCCAGCTCGGGCATCGGCAACAAGCCCTCCACCGACCCGGCGTATGTGGCCATGATGGCCCGAGAGGCGGAGCGGATCATCCCCCGCCGGCGGAACCACCCGTCGCTGGTGATCTGGTGCGGCGGCAACGAGCTGATGGACCGCGGCGTGCCGCTCACCGACGCGGAGCCGGTCCTGGCCGCCCTGAAGGACGCCGTGCGCCGGCTGGACCCCGACCGGCACTGGCTGCCCACCTCGCCCTCGGGCCCGGTCTCCAACCTGACGGTGAAGGCGCTGGACGAGCACCCGGAGGGCCTGCACGACGTGCACGGGCCCTGGGAGCACCAGGGGCTCACGGCGCAGTATACCCTCTACAACCGGTCCACCGCCATGCTCCACTCGGAGTTCGGCGCCGAGGGCATGGCCAACGCGAAGGCCATCGAGGCCACCATCGCCCCGGAGCACCGGTGGCCGGCCACCAAGGACAACCCGGTCTACTTCCACCGGGGGGCCTGGTGGAACAACGAGCCGCTGGTCCAGGAGGCCTTCGGCGGCATCGGTGACTGGGTCACCCTGTCGCACGCCAGCCAGTTCCTGCAGCACGAGGCGCTGCGCTACGCCCTGGAGGCCAACCGGCGCCGCCAGTGGCGGTGCAGCGGCTCGATTCCCTGGCAGTTCAACGAGCCGTTCCCCAACGCCTGGTGCACGGCGGCGGTGGACTACTACGCCGAGCCCAAGGCCGGCTACTGGGCCGTGGCCGGCGCCTACGCCCCGCTGGCGGTGACCGCCCGGTTCGACAGCCAGGTCTGGGCGGGCCGGGAGCGGTTCGCTGCGGAGGTCTGGCTGGCCCACGCCGGCGCGCACCCGGTGGAGGGGCTTACCCTGACGGCACGGGTGGTGGGCGCCGGCGGCCGGATCTACTGGGCGCGGGAGCAGGCGGTTCAGGCGCCCGCATCCGGCGCGGCCCCCGTCCTGGCGGTGGAGGTGCCGCTGGCCGAGATCGCCGAGCCGCTCTTCTTCCTGGACCTGGCGGTGTCCGGCGCCGCCGGGCGGGTGGCTGGGAACCGCTACCTGTTCGCCACGGGGGCGGACCTGCGGCAGATGCTCCGCCAGCCCACCGTCCGCGTGGAGGTGGCCGCGGGCGAGGGCGGGGAGCTGACGCTCACCAACCGGGGGGCGGTGGCCGCCCTCTGCATGCGGCTGGACGACGGCCGCCCGCTGGACGCCCCCGGCTGGGCCTGGTTCAGCGACAACCATTTCCACCTGCTGCCCGGCGAGCGCCGGACGGTGCGGGTGGAGTGGTCCCCCGAGGCCGGGCCGGAGCG